The following proteins are encoded in a genomic region of Acanthopagrus latus isolate v.2019 unplaced genomic scaffold, fAcaLat1.1, whole genome shotgun sequence:
- the LOC119016362 gene encoding diencephalon/mesencephalon homeobox protein 1-B-like isoform X1 — translation MEELRDKDFDCPSLLRDEELEDLETKNSRGITRKRRRDGEGEVFNQREDEEAGGETGSENKDEEDKETQAGSKHEVTAMEITQVYSIQRSILYSTTGGDHSVSFSQVPGSETVDSCPPPPAKKKRKRIPFSADQLVYLEALFLEDQYPDLQKKRLIAAALGVTPEKMRIWFQNRRTKLRKEQSSITAEVEHRQSRAGYNSSPTHQPVNSTIPTQAPNSKGAPSFSGNFATKVPQLTSTAPSFPTLSNQTVPSHSNLQASLSSPDQSRMRDGGQHQLSSQGELAEYHPHPMHSPPPLHQASPPVFTKTYNPANLIPPLVHTLAHTPPLFLDAVEAGSSLAHRDSQSLQTDTRSFFDFGEKLGDLTSSQQNNNLPYKLQPSYPSSQPQHQPQASLPYMAYLPPPPYPTHTPPDSNPTPYLTFGPGGNSTGMVTNLTRGHAYFQSQSRGQVLLQSAGHHGGMAEITPTRASSLLPSQVSPAAPECPPAPPCVKIEREIHSQVHFDFSPHRFFT, via the exons ACTGTCCAAGCCTTCTGCGTGATGAAGAACTGGAAGACTTGGAAACAAAGAACAGCCGAGGGAtcacgaggaagaggaggagggatggagagggggaaGTGTTTAATCaaagggaggatgaagaggcgGGAGgcgagacaggaagtgaaaataaggatgaggaggacaaagaaacacaagctggcaGTAAACATGAGGTGACAGCG ATGGAGATAACTCAGGTCTACTCCATCCAGCGCTCCATCCTCTACAGCACTACGGGTGGAGACCACAGCGTGAGCTTCTCTCAGGTGCCGGGGTCAGAGACTGTGGACAGCTGCCCACCGCCACctgcaaagaagaagagaaaacgaATACCCTTCAGTGCTG ATCAGTTAGTGTATTTAGAGGCCTTGTTCCTGGAGGACCAGTATCCTGATCTACAGAAGAAGAGGCTGATCGCTGCAGCACTTGGTGTCACACCTGAAAAAATGAGG ATTTGGTTTCAGAACCGCAGGACAAAATTGAGGAAAGAGCAGAGCTCCATCACAGCAGAGgttgaacacagacagagtaGAGCTGGATATAACAGCAGCCCCACACATCAACCAGTTAACTCCACCATACCCACACAGGCACCTAACAG taagggagctccctctttttctggtAACTTTGCCACCAAGGTGCCCCAACTCACCTCCACAGCACCTTCTTTCCCCACCCTGTCCAACCAGACTGTGCCCTCCCACAGCAACCTGCAGGCCAGCCTCAGCAGCCCAG ACCAATCCAGGATGAGAGATGGGGGCCAGCACCAGCTTTCATCTCAGGGGGAGTTGGCAGAGTACCACCCACACCCCATGCACAGCCCTCCCCCACTGCACCAAGCCAGTCCCCCCGTTTTCACAAAGACCTACAACCCTGCCAACCTGATTCCTCCCCTCGTTCACACCCTGGCCCACACCCCACCTCTGTTCCTGGATGCTGTGGAGGCTGGCTCCTCCTTGGCCCATCGTGACTCCcagtctctgcagacagacaccag GTCTTTCTTTGACTTTGGGGAGAAGCTCGGCGATCTGACTTCAAGCCAGCAGAACAACAACCTCCCCTATAAGCTGCAGCCCTCCTACCCCAGCAGCCAGCCCCAGCATCAACCTCAAGCATCTCTGCCCTACATGGCatacctccccccccccccttaccCCACCCACACTCCCCCAGATTCTAACCCTACACCTTACCTGACCTTTGGACCAGGAGGAAACTCCACTGGCATGGTCACCAACTTGACTAGAGGTCACGCCTACTTCCAGTCCCAGAGCAGAGGGCAGGtcctgctgcagtctgcaggCCATCATG GTGGGATGGCAGAGATCACTCCAACCAGGGCTTCATCCCTTCTGCCTTCTCAGGTCAGCCCTGCCGCTCCAGAATGCCCTCCAGCGCCCCCTTGTGTCAAGATTGAGAGAGAGATTCATAGCCAGGTCCACTTTGACTTCTCCCCACACAGATTTTTTACTTAA
- the LOC119016362 gene encoding diencephalon/mesencephalon homeobox protein 1-B-like isoform X3 → MEELRDKDFDCPSLLRDEELEDLETKNSRGITRKRRRDGEGEVFNQREDEEAGGETGSENKDEEDKETQAGSKHEVTAMEITQVYSIQRSILYSTTGGDHSVSFSQVPGSETVDSCPPPPAKKKRKRIPFSADQLVYLEALFLEDQYPDLQKKRLIAAALGVTPEKMRNRRTKLRKEQSSITAEVEHRQSRAGYNSSPTHQPVNSTIPTQAPNSKGAPSFSGNFATKVPQLTSTAPSFPTLSNQTVPSHSNLQASLSSPDQSRMRDGGQHQLSSQGELAEYHPHPMHSPPPLHQASPPVFTKTYNPANLIPPLVHTLAHTPPLFLDAVEAGSSLAHRDSQSLQTDTRSFFDFGEKLGDLTSSQQNNNLPYKLQPSYPSSQPQHQPQASLPYMAYLPPPPYPTHTPPDSNPTPYLTFGPGGNSTGMVTNLTRGHAYFQSQSRGQVLLQSAGHHGGMAEITPTRASSLLPSQVSPAAPECPPAPPCVKIEREIHSQVHFDFSPHRFFT, encoded by the exons ACTGTCCAAGCCTTCTGCGTGATGAAGAACTGGAAGACTTGGAAACAAAGAACAGCCGAGGGAtcacgaggaagaggaggagggatggagagggggaaGTGTTTAATCaaagggaggatgaagaggcgGGAGgcgagacaggaagtgaaaataaggatgaggaggacaaagaaacacaagctggcaGTAAACATGAGGTGACAGCG ATGGAGATAACTCAGGTCTACTCCATCCAGCGCTCCATCCTCTACAGCACTACGGGTGGAGACCACAGCGTGAGCTTCTCTCAGGTGCCGGGGTCAGAGACTGTGGACAGCTGCCCACCGCCACctgcaaagaagaagagaaaacgaATACCCTTCAGTGCTG ATCAGTTAGTGTATTTAGAGGCCTTGTTCCTGGAGGACCAGTATCCTGATCTACAGAAGAAGAGGCTGATCGCTGCAGCACTTGGTGTCACACCTGAAAAAATGAGG AACCGCAGGACAAAATTGAGGAAAGAGCAGAGCTCCATCACAGCAGAGgttgaacacagacagagtaGAGCTGGATATAACAGCAGCCCCACACATCAACCAGTTAACTCCACCATACCCACACAGGCACCTAACAG taagggagctccctctttttctggtAACTTTGCCACCAAGGTGCCCCAACTCACCTCCACAGCACCTTCTTTCCCCACCCTGTCCAACCAGACTGTGCCCTCCCACAGCAACCTGCAGGCCAGCCTCAGCAGCCCAG ACCAATCCAGGATGAGAGATGGGGGCCAGCACCAGCTTTCATCTCAGGGGGAGTTGGCAGAGTACCACCCACACCCCATGCACAGCCCTCCCCCACTGCACCAAGCCAGTCCCCCCGTTTTCACAAAGACCTACAACCCTGCCAACCTGATTCCTCCCCTCGTTCACACCCTGGCCCACACCCCACCTCTGTTCCTGGATGCTGTGGAGGCTGGCTCCTCCTTGGCCCATCGTGACTCCcagtctctgcagacagacaccag GTCTTTCTTTGACTTTGGGGAGAAGCTCGGCGATCTGACTTCAAGCCAGCAGAACAACAACCTCCCCTATAAGCTGCAGCCCTCCTACCCCAGCAGCCAGCCCCAGCATCAACCTCAAGCATCTCTGCCCTACATGGCatacctccccccccccccttaccCCACCCACACTCCCCCAGATTCTAACCCTACACCTTACCTGACCTTTGGACCAGGAGGAAACTCCACTGGCATGGTCACCAACTTGACTAGAGGTCACGCCTACTTCCAGTCCCAGAGCAGAGGGCAGGtcctgctgcagtctgcaggCCATCATG GTGGGATGGCAGAGATCACTCCAACCAGGGCTTCATCCCTTCTGCCTTCTCAGGTCAGCCCTGCCGCTCCAGAATGCCCTCCAGCGCCCCCTTGTGTCAAGATTGAGAGAGAGATTCATAGCCAGGTCCACTTTGACTTCTCCCCACACAGATTTTTTACTTAA
- the LOC119016362 gene encoding diencephalon/mesencephalon homeobox protein 1-B-like isoform X2 codes for MEELRDKDFDCPSLLRDEELEDLETKNSRGITRKRRRDGEGEVFNQREDEEAGGETGSENKDEEDKETQAGSKHEMEITQVYSIQRSILYSTTGGDHSVSFSQVPGSETVDSCPPPPAKKKRKRIPFSADQLVYLEALFLEDQYPDLQKKRLIAAALGVTPEKMRIWFQNRRTKLRKEQSSITAEVEHRQSRAGYNSSPTHQPVNSTIPTQAPNSKGAPSFSGNFATKVPQLTSTAPSFPTLSNQTVPSHSNLQASLSSPDQSRMRDGGQHQLSSQGELAEYHPHPMHSPPPLHQASPPVFTKTYNPANLIPPLVHTLAHTPPLFLDAVEAGSSLAHRDSQSLQTDTRSFFDFGEKLGDLTSSQQNNNLPYKLQPSYPSSQPQHQPQASLPYMAYLPPPPYPTHTPPDSNPTPYLTFGPGGNSTGMVTNLTRGHAYFQSQSRGQVLLQSAGHHGGMAEITPTRASSLLPSQVSPAAPECPPAPPCVKIEREIHSQVHFDFSPHRFFT; via the exons ACTGTCCAAGCCTTCTGCGTGATGAAGAACTGGAAGACTTGGAAACAAAGAACAGCCGAGGGAtcacgaggaagaggaggagggatggagagggggaaGTGTTTAATCaaagggaggatgaagaggcgGGAGgcgagacaggaagtgaaaataaggatgaggaggacaaagaaacacaagctggcaGTAAACATGAG ATGGAGATAACTCAGGTCTACTCCATCCAGCGCTCCATCCTCTACAGCACTACGGGTGGAGACCACAGCGTGAGCTTCTCTCAGGTGCCGGGGTCAGAGACTGTGGACAGCTGCCCACCGCCACctgcaaagaagaagagaaaacgaATACCCTTCAGTGCTG ATCAGTTAGTGTATTTAGAGGCCTTGTTCCTGGAGGACCAGTATCCTGATCTACAGAAGAAGAGGCTGATCGCTGCAGCACTTGGTGTCACACCTGAAAAAATGAGG ATTTGGTTTCAGAACCGCAGGACAAAATTGAGGAAAGAGCAGAGCTCCATCACAGCAGAGgttgaacacagacagagtaGAGCTGGATATAACAGCAGCCCCACACATCAACCAGTTAACTCCACCATACCCACACAGGCACCTAACAG taagggagctccctctttttctggtAACTTTGCCACCAAGGTGCCCCAACTCACCTCCACAGCACCTTCTTTCCCCACCCTGTCCAACCAGACTGTGCCCTCCCACAGCAACCTGCAGGCCAGCCTCAGCAGCCCAG ACCAATCCAGGATGAGAGATGGGGGCCAGCACCAGCTTTCATCTCAGGGGGAGTTGGCAGAGTACCACCCACACCCCATGCACAGCCCTCCCCCACTGCACCAAGCCAGTCCCCCCGTTTTCACAAAGACCTACAACCCTGCCAACCTGATTCCTCCCCTCGTTCACACCCTGGCCCACACCCCACCTCTGTTCCTGGATGCTGTGGAGGCTGGCTCCTCCTTGGCCCATCGTGACTCCcagtctctgcagacagacaccag GTCTTTCTTTGACTTTGGGGAGAAGCTCGGCGATCTGACTTCAAGCCAGCAGAACAACAACCTCCCCTATAAGCTGCAGCCCTCCTACCCCAGCAGCCAGCCCCAGCATCAACCTCAAGCATCTCTGCCCTACATGGCatacctccccccccccccttaccCCACCCACACTCCCCCAGATTCTAACCCTACACCTTACCTGACCTTTGGACCAGGAGGAAACTCCACTGGCATGGTCACCAACTTGACTAGAGGTCACGCCTACTTCCAGTCCCAGAGCAGAGGGCAGGtcctgctgcagtctgcaggCCATCATG GTGGGATGGCAGAGATCACTCCAACCAGGGCTTCATCCCTTCTGCCTTCTCAGGTCAGCCCTGCCGCTCCAGAATGCCCTCCAGCGCCCCCTTGTGTCAAGATTGAGAGAGAGATTCATAGCCAGGTCCACTTTGACTTCTCCCCACACAGATTTTTTACTTAA
- the LOC119016364 gene encoding uncharacterized protein LOC119016364 isoform X2, producing the protein MMFPPEGPGELELAYAGLGKRIISTHSEIVALLEEEFPKPKLLKEGWMFFKSTGGSRRCKLSIIPTDNEGYSTRLLKSVSNNGKDIVFVVPLQEQLSTEALPFDSPEFAKMPQSCCISCGSEMPLQRFAQSVSYHTQLVSSHLTQAHVVTVQRTDQSNQRRFLSPKGTYLFLFG; encoded by the exons ATGATG TTCCCGCCTGAGGGCCCAGGGGAGCTGGAACTTGCTTATGCTGGCCTTGGGAAAAGGATTATTAGTACACACAGTGAG ATTGTGGCTCTCCTTGAGGAGGagtttccaaaaccaaaattattaaaagaagGATGGATGTTCTTCAAATCTACAG GTGGGAGCAGACGTTGCAAGCTGTCCATAATCCCTACTGACAACGAGGGGTACTCCACAAGGCTCCTCAAATCAGTGTCCAACAACGGCAAAGACATAGTGTTTGTTGTTCCACTACAGGAGCAACTTTCCACCGAAGCGCTTCCTTTTGATTCGCCAGAGTTCGCAAAGATGCCACAGTCATGCTGCATTTCATGTGGCAGTGAAATGCCTTTGCAGAG GTTTGCCCAGTCTGTCTCGTATCATACCCAGTTGGTATCCTCCCATCTCACACAAGCACATGTGGTGACAG TTCAAAGGACGGACCAGTCCAATCAGCGACGATTCCTGTCACCCAAGGGTACctacctcttcctgtttggttAA
- the LOC119016364 gene encoding uncharacterized protein LOC119016364 isoform X1: MMFPPEGPGELELAYAGLGKRIISTHSEIVALLEEEFPKPKLLKEGWMFFKSTGGSRRCKLSIIPTDNEGYSTRLLKSVSNNGKDIVFVVPLQEQLSTEALPFDSPEFAKMPQSCCISCGSEMPLQRFAQSVSYHTQLVSSHLTQAHVVTEWAVLSAVEQLWKKNYQDLLSHDYHHLFHQRPPVDDGAPSICLYCLANAQL, translated from the exons ATGATG TTCCCGCCTGAGGGCCCAGGGGAGCTGGAACTTGCTTATGCTGGCCTTGGGAAAAGGATTATTAGTACACACAGTGAG ATTGTGGCTCTCCTTGAGGAGGagtttccaaaaccaaaattattaaaagaagGATGGATGTTCTTCAAATCTACAG GTGGGAGCAGACGTTGCAAGCTGTCCATAATCCCTACTGACAACGAGGGGTACTCCACAAGGCTCCTCAAATCAGTGTCCAACAACGGCAAAGACATAGTGTTTGTTGTTCCACTACAGGAGCAACTTTCCACCGAAGCGCTTCCTTTTGATTCGCCAGAGTTCGCAAAGATGCCACAGTCATGCTGCATTTCATGTGGCAGTGAAATGCCTTTGCAGAG GTTTGCCCAGTCTGTCTCGTATCATACCCAGTTGGTATCCTCCCATCTCACACAAGCACATGTGGTGACAG AATGGGCAGTGCTCTCTGCAGTGGAACAGCTATGGAAAAAGAATTACCAGGACCTTCTGTCCCACGATTACCACCATCTTTTTCATCAG CGCCCCCCTGTGGATGACGGCGCCCCTAGCATTTGCCTATACTGCCTAGCCAATGCACAACTGTAG